The segment CTCACATATTATCTTCTATGATCAAGAATCAGTAACGAGCTAAAACTTCGACAGGTTTATTAATCAGCCTAGAAATCTTTTCTTTACTCGAACCTAGGAATCAAAGAGGATATATAAAGGCACCATAGCTACTTGAATCTGATATTTAAAGGCTCCATATTGAACAAATCCATAGCACTAACTACAAATTCATGACACAACTCATGCAATCGACTCGAGACCTCTAAGGCTCTAACGCACTACTTGCCTCTCGTAGATCGACAGTGATCACTCAGTTAGTCTCAACTGTAGCATCGTCAACTCGAGGAAATAAGCACACTAGTCACAGGGGAACAAGAGAGAGTATGAGCTCAAATTAACCAGAAAAACAGAGGCACACAGATTCACAGTTCAACAATTTTCGACACCTAGTAGAATCGTTCAGGCTGACTAGTGACGACGGAGATAAGACCTCCGGCGACGAAGGGGATAACGTGAGTGCGAATTAACGGAGACGAAGAATGGAAGTTTTGAATTGGTCAGAAGATCAATCGCGTGTttatcatctctctctcctctcttttttttttcttaccgtAATTTATCTACACATTTAGATTAGATTAATGTATTAATTAAACAGTGCGTTACCAATCATAATCCCTGGGCttgaattaatttaattaaacaagGCCTCCATCATTTACaaaaggggaattttcaaaaatacaacttttaaggtaccattattcatctttaccaccactaagtacatattttcaaaaataccttttttattaaaatgttaaagactcttatatctttatttttatatgtttttcaaaattttaatccaaaattctaaatcctaaacctccaattctaaaccctaaaccctaaatcttcaactctaaaccctaaaccctaaactatataccctaaattcaatatcctaaaccctaaaccctgaaacctcaactataaaccctaaatcctcaactctaaaccctaaactttataccctaaaccctaaaacatcaaatctaaaccctaaaacataaaatctaaaccctaaatcctaaacgttcaaatctaaactcttcattaaaagtagtggtaaaagtggttagtgtaaacatgaaaagtggtactatgaaaatggtatttttggcaatttctctttaCAAAATTACAATATTACCCTCCATTTCCCCGattatagatttatttatttcaaatccAGCACAACTGCCGctcgtttcttttttttctgttcgCGACTCTTCACTCTCATtgtttcttcatcatcatcttcttcttcttatttttcagtccgattagggttttgaaaattttcagcGACCTATACACCACCGAAGATCTTCGATCGTTGTGTCTATTGCTATGAGTACCGCTAAGAAGAAGGTTACGTTCGATCTTAGTCTGATTTCTCTGTTTCGTATTGCCTTTTAAAAGTTCTTCTCTGATTTTTTCTAGGGTTCCGATCAGAATCAAACAAGTAAAGGATTCATAAAGTTCTCGAAGCAGATTGGGGAATCCGAGGAATTGAACTTCATAAAGCGCAGTATCTTTTCAACTTGTcaagtttttattttacttcCAACACACgcttttggattttgttttcaCAATGATCACTGTTTCAAGATATATACCTGGATAAGAAGTTCAACAAGAAGGTTAAAGATCATGGCATCTTCTGTTCTTGCTCTTCAACTCTATGCGGCACTGACTGCAGTTGTGGGTATGTGATGTTTAATTGTTTATTGGTATGTGGTGTATCTTGTAGTTTATATGTTCCTTAACCATCATCTCATTTTTCGTTTTTTTACAGGATTTTGCTCTCAAGCTGTTCATCTAGTTGCCAGTGTAGATGTGAGTGCACTAACAAGCCGTTCCAACAAAGACGTATCAAGAAACTGAAACTAGTTCAGGTTGGTGTATGCTGCTGCTGCTACAAGTTGTTGGCCTTTTACAAAAGAATGCATAATGTTTTGAATAGATTGTTTTCTTGTAGACAGAGAAATGTGGATATGGGATCGTAGCAGATGAAGATATCAATCCAGGAGAGTTTGTCATCGAATATGTTGGGGAAGGTATTGTGATTGTTTGGTTTCTTATAACAGACTCTGCTATTGTACTGCTTACTGTGGTGACATTTATTACTCGATTTGTAGTTATAGACGAAAAGGTTTTTCAAGAAAGGCTTAGGAACATGAAGCATAAGGAGGAGACAAATTTCTACTTGTGCCAGATAAACTCGAACATGGTGATTGATGCTACTTACAAGGGAAATAAATCAAGATATATCAATCACAGCTGCAATCCTAACGCAGAGATGCAGAAATGGTTTGTTCATCTTCTCATGCACTTTTCTTATGATCAAAGTAACTTTGATATGACACTTTTAATAGGATTATCGATGGAGAGACAAGGATCGGCATCTTTGCGAGCCGTTACATAAACAGAGGAGAGCACTTGACCTACGATTACCAGTAAGAACATTTATTTCCTCACTATCACTGCCGATGAAGCCCCTTCGTGATACTGTGATACTAAGATATATAGCAGGTTTGTTCAGTTTGGTGCAGATCAAGATTGCTACTGTGGTGCAGTCTGTTGCAGGAAGAAGCTAGGTGCAAAAGCTAGTAAAACAAAGAACATACACTCGGATGAAGCTGTGAACCAAACGGCATGTAAAGCAGTGACTAGGAAACCACCCAAGGTAAGACTGAAATTGAAATCTATATCGATCATAAGCTTACATATAGATGGCATTGTTGAATTGGCTcatgattatatttttggtaatgcTATAAACGGTCAACTTTTAGTTATTGCAAACAATGTGGTGTTAGGTTAAAAAGACTCGAGGCAGACAGGCCCCCGGTTAGTATTAATTCTTAAAAGCTCGATTTTCGACAAGCTTTCTCGATTCAGAGGTAAGGGAAAAAACAATTTGGATGCGTCAGGAGAATCTCGGAACATTCATGACCAGAGGAAAATATGTTGCCCGAACTGCATTGGTGTGGTAATCATGTTGGCACGTTCCACAAACCAGAGGTAAATACATTTCTGCATTCCTGTAAATTGATTCTCGGACTCATTTTGTGACGTATTTGGATATTTTCAGGTGTTTTGGCATCATTAGAGAGTTTGATGAGTGTTCAAGAAAGCACTTGGTACGACTCAACTCTCAGTTCTGTTGTTCACCATCGTTTTGTGAATCTATGAGAATAAACAGTTCGTCTTTGTCCAGGTCATGTACGAGGATGGTGTTACAGAGACCATCGACTTGTCCAGAGAAGTTTGGGAGCTCATAGCTGTTTGATACTACTTCAGCCTACGTTCTGATTCCATTCTTTCACCTTTTAATTTCTCTTGAATAGTTGAAAGTTGTCTTTAACCGGAGTGTATGTGCTATAGTAACCAGTCCTGATAGTAACCAACCAAACTGTCTCGGTTGGCAAATGATGTGTGTAGTGTAGACTTTGTTGTTGTATCCACCAACTCGAATGTATGTGAAATGGTTTGGAAGACCCAAGTGTTTTTGATGTTAAAACCGGAATGGATTTGGTTATTTGAGGACCATAACCAGTAGCCGGTTTGTTCTGTTTGTAAGTCCCaactatttattaaataagCGCACGTGAAGCTTCTGGGCTGCAGCGTCGGTAGATTAGAGTATTCGTTGTAGCAGTTAATACCACGCGCCGGTGAACGACAGTGGATTGGGTTCCGGTGGTAGGTGATGTGGGGTCTTTTATCTCACCTACCTTAGCTGAATAGTTTAGAAATTTATATGCTTAATTGTATGTTGAACGAAATACTCgcctattttttttattagttgatgTCTTATGGTTTTGCACATTgaataaaaaacatttaattttaaatttttttgtacaattttttttgcacCTAAATCTACTTTAACCAATAACAAAACAGGCTAAAAATCAAATAGttatataacataaaaactaataattttaacattaaaattgaaaacattatctaattttgaacaaattaatttctttaaaaCGTCACATATTAGAGGGAGTAGTGAAGTATGTATCAATATTTCAACCTTAATCAAAAAGAGAAACCGTTAGTTTACGTAACATGTGTTAAGATAGGGAACACGTATTCTCTACGGTCGTTTTAccgaaaaaaattatgacataGCTAtcaaaattgatgacatgtcatatggttaaatatgacatggataattatatttaatactgatatatatttttagattttttttagaatatgacaataactcatatattatatttaatattgatttatatttttggtaaactttgtagaatatgataataactcataaatcattaatacaataaatatattcaaatatgacatacTTAATTTCGagatattatataattttacttttataattatacaatttttattatttaaaattttctaaattttctgatttaaaaatatattttttttttaatcgtaatatcattagtttcttttagatatctacatattatataaatattgtttaattttaatttttgataactatacaatttttatatgatttttagtaattttgtaaaaGTTGATCTATtacatttaaccaaaagaaataaatcattttttatataagattctaactctttatatatacatatatattcttaaatataattaaaattatatattttctctaaattttatgcttaattaaatgatatttatattaattattggtaaaaataataaaatatgtaatattaataaattatatttttaaatataaaatttaacttttaaaaaattcatcattgCACATGGTGcaagaaaacacctagtatacatatataaggTGTATATGCCACAAAAATACTTTTACTAATCTTagaaaaaacatgaaatttgCCATAAAATAACACAAGttaattaatcttattttgCAAATACTATTTTATGATAATAATATgtatacaaaaataaacaaatttaaataaaattagttttaccAGTTACCACCACCAAACCTTTTAGTACTATAAAAGATCTTCGAGTGAGAGAGATCACTTGCCTCTCCACCACTACTATAACTCATCCCACATCTAAGATTCGAATCTCACCGTCGACGATGAAGGTAGTAGACAAGATCAAGTCCGTGACGGAGCAAGGCCAAACCGCCTTCTCCTTCGAGTTCTTCCCGCCGAAAACCGAAGACGGCGTCGAGAATCTCTTCGAGCGGATGGACCGACTGGTCTCCCACGGACCTTCCTTCTGCGACATCACCTGGGGAGCCGGCGGGTCCACCGCGGATCTCACGCTCGAGATCGCCTCGAGGATGCAGAACGCGATCTGCGTGGAGACGATGATGCATCTCACCTGCACCAACATGCCCGTGGAGAAGATCGACCACGCGCTCGAGACGATCAGATCCAACGGGATCCAGAACGTGCTCGCGCTCAGAGGGGACCCGCCTCATGGCCAGGATAAGTTCGTTCAGGTGGAAGGAGGGTTCGCTTGTGCGTTGGATCTGGTGAATCATATTAGGAGCAAGTATGGTGATTACTTTGGGATAACTGTTGCTGGTTACCCTGGTAGTTATTCAAAAAAGttgcttcctttttttttggaaacttcgttgtttggttttgttgatgtttttttttttttggaatcagAGGCTCATCCGGATGTGATTGAGGCTGATGGGCTTGCTACTCCTGAGTCTTATCAGAGTGATCTTGCTTACCTGAAGAAAAAGGTTTGggctttgtgtttttttgtgtgtgtttggtgATCTGATGGGTTTGGTTTTGTGGAACAGGTTGATGCTGGAGCAGATCTGATTGTGACGCAGCTGTTTTATGATACTGATATTTTCCTCAAGTTTGTGAATGACTGTCGGCAAATTGGGATTAACTGTCCCATTGTTCCTGGGATTATGCCTATCTCTAACTACAAGGGGTTCTTGCGTATGGCTGGTTTCTGCAAGACCAAGGTACATTTTCAGTGATCTCTTGTTCTGAATGATATAGCTGGCAATGTGTAGAGACATGTTATCTTTGTGTTTAAACTGCGTAAGATTAGATTGATATAGCTTGCAATGTGTACACACATGTTGTCTTTCTGCTTAAATGCTTTAAGATTAGATTTGAGTTTAACTGCATATATGTCGTTGCTTTTTGATCATATAAGATTACGTTAGACCCTTGGTGATGTCTTATTACTAGTGTTCTCGGATAGCATTAATATTCCATTCATGCTGTAGATACCTGCTGAGCTCACTGCTGCGTTGGAGCCTATCAAGGACAATGAAGAAGCTGTTAAGGCCTTTGGTATTCACTTTGCAACAGAAATGTGCAAAAAGATATTGGCTCATGGAATCACTACCCTGCATCTCTACACACTGAACATGGACAAATCAGCTATTGGGATATTAATGGTTGTTCCTTGTTTCCTtcaatctcttttcttttatattccacgcataataaaaatatgtcatTTATGGACACTGGAGAACCTAACAATTGGTGCTGAACTTGCAGAACCTTGGTCTGATTGATGAGTCAAAGGTTACTCGTTCTTTACCTTGGAGACGCCCAGCAAATGTTTTCCGTACTAAGGAAGATGTTCGCCCCATTTTCTGGTAAACCTTCATTATGCTTCTCTTCTTTTGATTTTGTCTCGCCAGTTGATGCAGACAAACTTCTATGTACGGAGAGAATAATACCATTTGTTTTTGTCTGCATCTTTGCAGGGCAAACCGTCCAAAGAGCTACATATCTAGAACAAAAGGCTGGAATGACTTCCCACAAGGACGTTGGGGTGATTCACGCAGTGCATCATATGGTACCCTTTCGGATTATCAGGTACCACATACTCATTAGCTTTTGTGACAATCTACTTTAGGATTTCTTACGTTGAACTAGGAAATGTCTTTGAGTTGCTCTACTTCATCTGCTTAAGATTATATTTGCATACTGCTATAGTGCTATTTCCCCTACCATTATAAGAAGATGTTTGTTTCACGTGTGCCCTTTTGCTTATGTGTCTTTTATTGCCAACAAATGTTGCTGATCTCTATATGCATTTGCTGACAGTTCATGCGCCCACGAGCACGTGACAAGAAGCTTCAACAAGAATGGGTCGTCCCATTGAAAGGCATTGAAGATGTTCAAGAGGTAGCCTTTCCTTTTCTTAGCAGCCATATAAACTGATTCGTTCATCTTTCACCTTATACGCAATCACTTACAAGTTATCTTGAAAACAATGCCACAAACCAGAAATTCAAGGAACTCTGCCTTGGAAGCTTAAAGAGCAGTCCATGGTCTGAGTTAGATGGACTCCAGCCAGAGACAAAGATCATTAACGAGAAGCTCGGGAAAATCAACTCCAACGGCTTCTTGACCATCAATAGCCAACCATCAGTCAACGCAGCCAAATCTGATTCCCCAGCTATTGgtaatacatttatatattgtttcttCATATAGAAATGATTGATCCCCTGTTTATAAAGCTTATCCGTTTAGTAGTTGTGTTAGCTTATACCAAAAACGTTTAACTCCATTGGGAACTTTGCAGGGTGGGGTGGTCCTGGTGGTTACGTCTACCAGAAAGCTTACCTAGAGTTCTTCTGCTCAGAGGATAAGCTAGACACACTAGTGGAGAAATCCAAAGCTTTTCCTTCTATCACCTACATGGCCGTGAACAAAGCAGGGAACTGGGTATCAAACGTTGGTGAAGCCGATGTGAATGCAGTTACTTGGGGAGTGTTCCCAGCTAAGGAGATTATTCAACCGACAATTGTGGATCCAGCCAGTTTCAAAGTCTGGAAAGACGAAGCCTTCGAGATTTGGTCAAGAAGCTGGGCTAATTTGTACCCAGAGGATGACCCTTCTAGAAAGTTGCTCGAGGAGGTACAGAATCTTCTTCATTTCCATTCTCTTCTTATCTCAAACCAGATTGGTATTTGAACTTGTAATGATGATTGGTATCTTATCAAATATGCAGGTGAAGAAGAGCTACTTCCTGGTAAGCTTAGTGGACAACGACTATATCAATGGTGATATATTCTCCGTTTTTGCTTGATCTCTGAGAAACCCAACAGGGATGAGGAAACTTTTCGATTTCCagtgatttgtttttgtaatctTTCTTTATAAACAACCCTTATTGATGaatcaacaaaaagaaaaacatcagTTTCATTGCAATAAAAAAATTCGGCTCTGGTGGCTTGTTCTTtatctctctcaatctctctctgAAAACAAATACAGTAAATCAAGAAATGTTGGCATTTTTCAAAGTGTTGGAAGTAACAAGACCAGAAGATGACCGCATCAAATGCTCCTTAAGCATCGAAACACCAGAATCATCAGTCTTCAACAGCGGTTGAACCGCTTcccacatcttcttcttctgaacCTGCAACGAAAGGTTTAACAAAACTTGAGAAATGTCATGAGGACTAAAAGACTAAGAGAGACCTTTTGTTAGTAAAGTAAAAGACCTTGTTAGGAGGTGCAGGCTCAGGAAGCTGCTCAAGATCTTCTTCATTACCAAACCAAACTCTATCCCCAGGAACAGACCCTTGTGGTGGAACCAGAGGCTCAACATTCTCATGGGATGAGTCGGAAGCACAGAGAAGCATCCCACATGACTTGACTCCTCTCATGTTTCTTGGCTTCagattagccaacaccacaacTGATGCACCCTAATACATTCACATATTCGATTCTTCTTTCAATCTTAGTAATGAGGCAAAGTTCAAAAACAAAGACCAGAACAGAGTTGAAGTGTTGGGAACAAATGAAAGCTGACCTGAAGGAGATCGAGAGGGACGTATTTGACGAGACCACTGCAGATGATTCTCGGCTCAGCTTCACCTATATCGACTTCTTCAACATAGAGAGAATCAGCCTCCTCGTGTTGCCAAGCTTTCACAATTCTTCCTACTCTTATGTCTAACAGATTCGCCGTCTCCTTCACattctcctccacctcctcctcaACAGACTCGATCTTCTTCTCCGGTTCATCCGCTGAAACCGTCGTCGCTGCCGTGCAGAAAGTAGTAACTCGAGGCCAGGAGCTTCGACGGTGATGGTTATTAACGGCAGAGATTCCAAGAGATCGAGAAACTGCCACTACCGTAGTCGTTGTTTTCAATGAAGAGGAGAAGCAACGAGGGAGTTGACCACGGAGAGGAAGGGCGGCGAAAAGTCCAGCCTTTACTATCATCGCCGCCATTGATTTAGTTTAGCtaaaatctctctctctgttaagtgttatctcttcttcttctttgccgTGTCTTTATATAAAAGATCACTTTTTAACCGAAAGCAAGAAGCTTTACGCCACTTCTTTAATGAAAAAGAAGATTAAGGTAATTCATTttcaatgcaaaaaaaaattttgaacaGACATTGAAGCTTTATAAAAGTGATTCACAGATGTGTTTTAAcgaccagaaaaaaaaaaacacgcaGTGTACAACTACAATCtcaactctcaagaacagtatATGATatgaaaaacagagtaaaaaacaGAGGATCTGAATCTCAATCACAGTACATATGATATGAAAGAAAAGaacagaaccaaaaaaaaaccacaGAGGAACTGATGACTCAGTAGTCATCTCCCTTGGACACAACTTCCTTGCAAGTCGGTCGGAGCAAGATTGTGTGTTCATACTGAGATACATAGCTTCCCTTCACATCACATAGAGGAGGATACGgctgaaaataaaaaacaagagaCGAGTTTTTTTAGCTCTTTTTTGTTCAACTAGGGATCATTTATACTTGGTGTGAGAGGAGTTTACCTGAACAATGCCAGCATCGCACAGGTTCTTTAAAGCCATCAAGTATTTGGTTTCACCAATGCGGTCCAAGTACCTTCTGCAGAAGGCTAGAGTCGAGAAGTTGTTGTTGATGGTGGCGAGGAGTTGTTTTGCCCTAGGCAACCTCAAGGGGACATGACCAGCGTCGAAGTTCTTCATGTAGTGGCTGCATTCCAAGTCTTCTCTCACAAATCCTTTCCCTGCAATAGAATCACAATACAGAAGATCAATCATTGGTTGActttttgatcttttaaatAGCTTATGAGCTGAGTTTTCCTTACCAGTTGATCCGAATGTTTCAATGGCATAAAATTCTCCCTCTTCCATCTTTGTCTGCTCGCCTCCTTTAACAATTGGAACGGATTTCCCCGCATGTATCTGATATGGTCCGATGCTATGCCCATTCAAGTTCCGGATACTTTTAACTGCAATAAAAGGACAACAGAACAGGTTAAACTGGTACTGATGTAACATTAGACATTAGATTTGACATTAGATCAGTACCTGGGAAGACCTTTCCATTGATTTCAACTTCATACGACTCCATGACCTCCTGAATGGCAGCACCAATATCGCAGAGACGAACATCGATACCAGCTTCCTGAACcagccaaaaaaaaacacacaccaAAGAGGTTGAGAAATCACTTCACACTGGAGCTTGTACGCTAAAGATTAAGTTGGATTTCCACAGCAGCGAAAGTACTAACATGAAGAGAAATATAAAAGAGGATGAAGACAACATAATCAAACAAGCCGAGTAGAACAATACTATAAAAATGCTTCATCCTAATACTAGTTGCACATTTGCAAAAGAACAATAAGTACCTTGATACCGGTATACGTAGCTTCACGGGAAGCTGCTAAGAGAGGATCATACATAGGATTGAACGCAACTGTAAATGCACAGTCAACAATATGTCCtgcaaaacaaaagagagagagatgttaaTTGCTATCTGACATTTGTAAAGAGCGAAATTTGCAGTCATACCATCAATATGTGTTCCAAAATCAAGTTTCATAACATCATCGTATTGAAGCACAGTCTTGTCTCCAGAGTTTGGTGTCCAATGAGCAGCAACCCTGCAAGTTAAAAAAGCCATTAGAGAAACAAGACTACTAAAAGAAGAATAGAAAGAGAAGGTTGAAAGAACAAGTTAGAACCAACCAATTCAAGGAGCATCCTGTAGGGAAAGCAATACCAGCTTTCAGACCATTCTCTGATATAAGCTTACGAACAGTATCCTCAAGGGTCTCACATATATCAGTCATCAACATTCCAGGCTTCACTATGCTTCTTACATGTTTTctaacctgaaaaataaccaaacaaaaaatatatataaaagtccCAGAAAAAAAGAGAGCAATCAATCTATGGTCATTTAATCTGAAATAAAAGTGAACCTGGCGATGAACTTCAGCAGCCTGGCGTACAGAGTTGTATATTGGCTTCTGCAAACGCTCCAGGTCTCTCTTCTCTTCAGATGTTGTTCTCCACAAATTGCTACATTACACAGATCAAGATCCATAATCTCAAAAGGTCAGAGAACAGAGAGTGTGACAGAAGGTAACAAACAAAGAGCCTTTGACATGaaaaaaaatactgaaaatCCAATAGAGTTCAACAGAATAAAAGACAGAATGTGTATGAAGTAAATACACAAGCCTATATTGCATACTATAAAGCTGTCCAAACAGAGTAGTTGTATGGGAAACTTACTCATCCTTGTACTGTTGGATTTCACCTTCAGGAAAATCTCCAGATGGGAAAAGCTTAACGACAGGGATTGTAGGTGGATCAGTCTGCTGAGGCTTCTTCCTGCAAACAACATAAGCAAACTATCATTAAAGTAGCACATCAAAAGTAAAgacgaacaaaaaaaaaaaaaaaacatgacttACTTgcttttattcttctttttcttcttcttagtcGTTGAAGTCTCAGCTTAAACAAGAAGTAACATTGTGTTAATCAACCATACATACACTAATGATGAACTCATCGATTTCTCAGAACAATGGATCAATCTAAGAACATCAAACGACAAGACCATACTTCAAGTCTTATAAAGCTAATCTAAACATTCAAAAAAGCCAACTTTCCACAATTTACATAATCAGTAACACAGAGAGATATCAAAAGgatccttttttttcttaatgggTGATTGAATTAGAGACGCAGAAGCTCAAAACTAGTTTGATCGATCAGAACACTAAGAATAAGAATAAAGTATTCACCTttgcttccttcttcttcttcgtcgttCTCTTCTTTTGCATTCTCTGTAATCTCGAGCTTCTTCGAAAGCTCAGACTCCAATGATTGTTCCTCTTTTCCTTTGGAGGCGCCGCCGTTCTCCACCACCACGGGAGCTACAACAACTTCAGGGGTTTCGCTCGCCATCTCAATCGATTCTTAATGCACACAAAGAAGAAGCAGGAGACAAGTCTCTGTCTTTTACCCTATAGCTCTCTCTCTTACACACCTCCGATGATACTTTTTTTCTGTCTTGCCTTTGTGGGAAACCCTCAGAGCTTTCTGCGCGTTATGATGTCAGCTCACACAGTTTCCGTTCCTTATTGGGCCTTCACGACATATATTAATGGGCCCAAGTTGGGCTTTATAATGCTACTTAATTATTCACATTATAGAACTCTGAAACAGAGTCCATGTTTTGTCCAATGGTATTGTTATCTTGTGTTGGCGGAAACTATATGTTAAAGACTCAAATGTCAGTAGATTAGTTAGGTTTGGGTTCaaag is part of the Raphanus sativus cultivar WK10039 chromosome 5, ASM80110v3, whole genome shotgun sequence genome and harbors:
- the LOC108861682 gene encoding uncharacterized protein LOC108861682, whose amino-acid sequence is MAAMIVKAGLFAALPLRGQLPRCFSSSLKTTTTVVAVSRSLGISAVNNHHRRSSWPRVTTFCTAATTVSADEPEKKIESVEEEVEENVKETANLLDIRVGRIVKAWQHEEADSLYVEEVDIGEAEPRIICSGLVKYVPLDLLQGASVVVLANLKPRNMRGVKSCGMLLCASDSSHENVEPLVPPQGSVPGDRVWFGNEEDLEQLPEPAPPNKVQKKKMWEAVQPLLKTDDSGVSMLKEHLMRSSSGLVTSNTLKNANIS
- the LOC108861678 gene encoding methylenetetrahydrofolate reductase (NADH) 1, giving the protein MKVVDKIKSVTEQGQTAFSFEFFPPKTEDGVENLFERMDRLVSHGPSFCDITWGAGGSTADLTLEIASRMQNAICVETMMHLTCTNMPVEKIDHALETIRSNGIQNVLALRGDPPHGQDKFVQVEGGFACALDLVNHIRSKYGDYFGITVAGYPEAHPDVIEADGLATPESYQSDLAYLKKKVDAGADLIVTQLFYDTDIFLKFVNDCRQIGINCPIVPGIMPISNYKGFLRMAGFCKTKIPAELTAALEPIKDNEEAVKAFGIHFATEMCKKILAHGITTLHLYTLNMDKSAIGILMNLGLIDESKVTRSLPWRRPANVFRTKEDVRPIFWANRPKSYISRTKGWNDFPQGRWGDSRSASYGTLSDYQFMRPRARDKKLQQEWVVPLKGIEDVQEKFKELCLGSLKSSPWSELDGLQPETKIINEKLGKINSNGFLTINSQPSVNAAKSDSPAIGWGGPGGYVYQKAYLEFFCSEDKLDTLVEKSKAFPSITYMAVNKAGNWVSNVGEADVNAVTWGVFPAKEIIQPTIVDPASFKVWKDEAFEIWSRSWANLYPEDDPSRKLLEEVKKSYFLVSLVDNDYINGDIFSVFA
- the LOC108861680 gene encoding putative histone-lysine N-methyltransferase ASHH4, whose protein sequence is MSTAKKKGSDQNQTSKGFIKFSKQIGESEELNFIKRNIYLDKKFNKKVKDHGIFCSCSSTLCGTDCSCGILLSSCSSSCQCRCECTNKPFQQRRIKKLKLVQTEKCGYGIVADEDINPGEFVIEYVGEVIDEKVFQERLRNMKHKEETNFYLCQINSNMVIDATYKGNKSRYINHSCNPNAEMQKWIIDGETRIGIFASRYINRGEHLTYDYQFVQFGADQDCYCGAVCCRKKLGAKASKTKNIHSDEAVNQTACKAVTRKPPKVKKTRGRQAPGESRNIHDQRKICCPNCIGVVIMLARSTNQRCFGIIREFDECSRKHLVMYEDGVTETIDLSREVWELIAV
- the LOC108861679 gene encoding methionine aminopeptidase 2B → MASETPEVVVAPVVVENGGASKGKEEQSLESELSKKLEITENAKEENDEEEEGSKAETSTTKKKKKKNKSKKKPQQTDPPTIPVVKLFPSGDFPEGEIQQYKDDNLWRTTSEEKRDLERLQKPIYNSVRQAAEVHRQVRKHVRSIVKPGMLMTDICETLEDTVRKLISENGLKAGIAFPTGCSLNWVAAHWTPNSGDKTVLQYDDVMKLDFGTHIDGHIVDCAFTVAFNPMYDPLLAASREATYTGIKEAGIDVRLCDIGAAIQEVMESYEVEINGKVFPVKSIRNLNGHSIGPYQIHAGKSVPIVKGGEQTKMEEGEFYAIETFGSTGKGFVREDLECSHYMKNFDAGHVPLRLPRAKQLLATINNNFSTLAFCRRYLDRIGETKYLMALKNLCDAGIVQPYPPLCDVKGSYVSQYEHTILLRPTCKEVVSKGDDY